The Miscanthus floridulus cultivar M001 chromosome 7, ASM1932011v1, whole genome shotgun sequence genome includes a region encoding these proteins:
- the LOC136465029 gene encoding uncharacterized mitochondrial protein AtMg00810-like has product MASRFRMSDLGTLSYYLGIEARQRKEALTLGQSAYASKLLERSGMAEYKPCVTPMEERLKLTKTNTAAKVDATLYQSIIDGLRYLVHTRPDIAFAMGYVNRFMEDP; this is encoded by the coding sequence atggcatctcgttttcgaatgagcgatctcggcacgctctcctactacctcggcatcgaggcgAGACagaggaaggaggcgctcacgctcggtcagagcgcatacgcctcgaagctgttagagcggagcggcatggctgagtacaAGCCATGCgtaactccgatggaggagcggctgaagttgACGAAGACCAATAccgcggcgaaggtagatgcaacactatACCAGAGCATCATCGACGGTCTACgttacctagtccacacgaggccggacattgcgttcgccatgggctacgtcaaccgcttcatggaggatccctga